From the Daucus carota subsp. sativus chromosome 8, DH1 v3.0, whole genome shotgun sequence genome, one window contains:
- the LOC108197455 gene encoding IQ domain-containing protein IQM1 — MTLRSSSFKNIDSDIMTNSMRSQSPRTNGRKNSINLSNCEPVRVMLETTSSFKNLAQDIKRSESEYLGVQSNEYVSKFRHNSVPFITLPEPAVLFSPRPISELDAAAVKLQKVYKSYRTRRNLADCAVVVEELWWKALDFAALKRSSVSYFNVEKPETAVSRWSRARTRAAKVGKGLSKCEKARKLALQHWLEAIDPRHRYGHNLHMYYDIWFDSKSSQPFFYWLDVGDGKEVNIERCPRSSLQRQCIKYLGPVERETFEVIVEDGKLLFRQSGLFVDTIEGSKWIFVLSTSRKLYVGQKKKGVFQHSSFLSGGATIAAGRLVAHGGVLEAIWPYSGHYHPTEENFMEFISFLKENHVDLANVKRGAMDDDCLSSSIDDMESMSQSSVTTTQPEDHNASDVNVPTDNTDAVDVEEPIFRMARHLSRKWTSGAGARIGCVRDYPTELQFQALEQVNLSPTRVASGPTYGNYGPIPSPRPSPKVRLSPGLSYMGLPSPRTPIASN; from the exons ATGACATTGAGAAGTAGTAGTTTTAAGAACATAGATTCAGATATCATGACAAACTCAATGAGGTCTCAGTCTCCTAGGACTAATGGTAGGAAGAATTCGATTAATTTGTCGAATTGTGAGCCAGTAAGAGTGATGCTTGAAACCACCTCTTCATTCAAGAATTTAGCTCAGGACATAAAGAGATCAGAATCTGAGTATTTGGGGGTTCAGTCCAATGAATACGTGTCGAAATTTCGACATAATTCAGTCCCCTTCATAACACTTCCTGAACCTGCGGTATTGTTTTCGCCAAGACCGATTAGTGAGCTTGATGCTGCTGCTGTTAAGCTTCAGAAGGTCTACAAAAGTTATCGGACACGAAGAAACCTTGCTGATTGTGCTGTTGTGGTTGAGGAGCTCTG GTGGAAGGCATTAGATTTTGCAGCTCTTAAGCGGAGCTCGGTTTCTTATTTCAATGTTGAAAAGCCGGAAACAGCTGTTTCACGGTGGTCTAGGGCGAGGACTAGAGCTGCCAAG GTTGGAAAAGGATTGTCCAAGTGCGAAAAGGCACGGAAGCTAGCCTTACAGCATTGGCTGGAAGCT ATCGATCCACGCCATCGATATGGACACAATTTACACATGTACTATGATATCTGGTTCGACAGTAAAAGCTCTCAACCTTTCTTCTACTG GTTGGATGTTGGAGATGGTAAAGAAGTTAACATTGAGAGATGCCCGAGGAGTAGTCTACAACGACAATGCATCAAGTACCTTGGACCG GTTGAAAGAGAAACATTTGAAGTGATTGTAGAAGATGGGAAGCTTTTGTTCAGACAAAGCGGCCTATTTGTTGACACCATTGAGGGTTCCAAGTGGATTTTTGTTCTTAGCACGTCTAGGAAATTGTACGTGGGTCAGAAGAAGAAAGGCGTATTCCAGCATTCTAGTTTCCTGTCAGGTGGTGCAACCATAGCAGCTGGAAGATTAGTTGCGCATGGTGGTGTTCTTGAG GCTATATGGCCTTACAGCGGTCACTACCACCCAACCGAAGAGAACTTCATGGAATTCATTAGCTTCCTTAAGGAGAACCATGTCGATCTTGCAAATGTTAag AGAGGTGCAATGGATGATGACTGCTTGTCATCCAGTATTGATGATATGGAATCGATGTCACAGTCATCAGTTACAACCACTCAACCAGAAGATCACAATGCATCTGATGTCAATGTTCCGACTGACAACACAGATGCTGTCGACGTAGAGGAACCAATATTCCGCATGGCCAGACACCTATCACGCAAGTGGACTTCAGGAGCTGGAGCACGAATTGGTTGTGTTCGCGACTATCCTACAGAATTACAGTTCCAAGCTCTTGAACAAGTTAATCTGTCCCCTACTCGAGTGGCTTCAGGACCTACTTATGGAAACTATGGTCCCATTCCGTCGCCAAGGCCTAGCCCAAAGGTCAGGCTATCTCCCGGGCTTTCTTACATGGGGCTCCCCAGTCCTAGAACTCCTATTGCATCCAACTGA
- the LOC108218274 gene encoding aspartyl protease family protein 1 has translation MCSFFCIFLLIFLSIWAIQSCNARIFTSDIHHRFSGLVKNWSESSRSNFFAGNWPEKGSVEYYFQLANHDHLLRYRRRRLSGSQDLPLTFSDGNATFRISSLGFLHYTMVSLGTPGMKFMVALDTGSDLFWVPCDCTQCAPIEDAPDDSDFELSIYSPVRSSTSKKVTCGNSFCTHQNSCGILNNCPYSVSYVSSETSTSGILMEDVLHFKSEDRKQEAVETYITFGCGQVQTGSFLDVAAPDGLFGLGLEKISVPSILSREGYTANSFSMCFRQDGNGRIDFGDKGSLDQEETPFDVAKFHPSYNITLTQIRVGTTLINLDFPALFDSGTSFTYLINPAYKRLTESFHSQIQDKRRAADPRIPFEYCYDMSPDKSSSLIPSMSLTLKGGGQLAVIDPIVIISTPRELVYCLAVIRSADLNIIGQNFMTGYRIVFNREDRILGWEKSDCQYVVEDSSSSHVLSRNSTTVPPAVAAGVGDRKTPDSATEAINRDKSSVASQLYIGYTSNLTKISFRFLVLLFLLL, from the exons atgtGTTCTTTTTTCTGCATTTTCTTGCTCATTTTTCTGTCCATTTGGGCCATTCAGAGCTGCAATGCAAGGATTTTTACTTCTGATATTCACCATCGCTTTTCTGGGTTAGTCAAGAATTGGTCGGAGAGTTCCCGGAGCAATTTTTTCGCCGGGAATTGGCCGGAAAAGGGGAGTGTTGAGTATTATTTTCAGTTGGCTAATCATGATCATCTTCTACGGTACCGGCGCCGGCGGCTTTCTGGGTCCCAAGATTTACCTCTCACCTTTTCTGATGGAAATGCTACTTTTCGGATCAGCTCATTAGGATT TTTGCATTATACAATGGTTTCATTGGGGACACCTGGTATGAAATTTATGGTGGCACTTGATACTGGGAGTGATCTGTTTTGGGTGCCTTGTGACTGTACTCAGTGTGCACCTATTGAAGATGCACCTGATGACTCT GATTTTGAGCTTAGCATATATAGTCCGGTAAGGTCATCAACCAGCAAAAAAGTTACTTGTGGTAACAGCTTTTGCACCCACCAGAATAGCTGTGGAATACTTAACAATTGCCCCTACTCAGTTTCCTATGTCTCATCAGAAACTTCCACCTCTGGGATTCTTATGGAGGATGTTTTGCATTTCAAATCCGAAGATAGAAAACAAGAAGCTGTTGAGACGTACATCACATTTGG CTGCGGACAGGTGCAAACGGGTTCGTTCCTTgatgttgcagctcctgatgGTTTATTTGGTTTAGGTTTAGAAAAAATATCAGTTCCAAGCATTTTGTCTAGGGAAGGTTATACTGCAAATTCTTTCTCTATGTGTTTTCGACAAGACGGAAATGGGAGAATCGATTTTGGGGATAAAGGCAGCCTTGACCAGGAAGAGACCCCGTTTGATGTGGCAAAATTTCA TCCAAGCTACAATATCACATTAACTCAGATTCGTGTGGGTACTACTCTCATCAACTTGGATTTCCCAGCTCTGTTTGATTCCGGCACCTCCTTCACATATCTGATTAACCCAGCCTACAAGAGGCTTACAGAGAGT TTTCATTCCCAGATACAAGATAAGCGACGCGCAGCTGATCCAAGGATTCCTTTCGAATATTGTTATGATATGAG CCCTGACAAGAGTAGTAGTCTAATACCAAGCATGAGTCTAACTCTGAAAGGTGGGGGCCAACTTGCTGTTATCGATCCGATAGTTATCATCTCCACACCG AGGGAACTAGTATATTGTCTGGCTGTTATCAGGAGTGCAGACTTGAATATAATTGGGC AGAACTTCATGACTGGATACCGCATTGTCTTTAATCGGGAAGATCGCATCCTTGGATGGGAGAAGTCTGATT GCCAATACGTAGTGGAAGATTCGAGCAGCTCTCACGTATTATCTCGGAACTCTACTACTGTGCCTCCTGCTGTTGCTGCAGGAGTAGGTGATCGAAAAACTCCAGATTCGGCAACAGAAGCTATAAATAGAGATAAAAGTTCAGTCGCCTCACAATTGTATATCGGATATACATCAAATCTGACCAAAATTAGCTTCAGATTTCTCGTCTTATTATTTCTACTCCTATAG
- the LOC108218411 gene encoding 3-ketoacyl-CoA thiolase 2, peroxisomal-like isoform X2, whose translation MSSYLVKDQLHLTYEIGVGLESMTINSMRWDGTVNPRVEQNCLLPMAVASRDGVTRLEQDQAAVDLHKKASAAAAAAALGRFKDEIVHVHTKMWQILGTKALI comes from the exons ATGTCATCATATTTAGTGAAGGATCAATTACACTTAACATACG AGATTGGTGTTGGGTTAGAATCCATGACAATAAACTCCATGCGTTGGGATGGAACAGTCAATCCAAGG GTGGAGCAAAACTGTCTTCTACCAATGGCTGTTGCAAGTCGTGATGGAGTTACAAGATTGGAACAGGATCAAGCTGCG GTTGATTTACACAAGAAGGCTTcggctgctgctgctgctgctgctttaGGAAGGTTTAAGGATGAGATAGTACATGTACACACCAAG ATGTGGCAGATCTTGGGAACTAAAGCCCTCATTTAA
- the LOC108218411 gene encoding 3-ketoacyl-CoA thiolase 2, peroxisomal-like isoform X1 → MSSYLVKDQLHLTYEIGVGLESMTINSMRWDGTVNPRVEQNCLLPMAVASRDGVTRLEQDQAAVDLHKKASAAAAAAALGRFKDEIVHVHTKIVDIKNGDEKLSGSDVADLGN, encoded by the exons ATGTCATCATATTTAGTGAAGGATCAATTACACTTAACATACG AGATTGGTGTTGGGTTAGAATCCATGACAATAAACTCCATGCGTTGGGATGGAACAGTCAATCCAAGG GTGGAGCAAAACTGTCTTCTACCAATGGCTGTTGCAAGTCGTGATGGAGTTACAAGATTGGAACAGGATCAAGCTGCG GTTGATTTACACAAGAAGGCTTcggctgctgctgctgctgctgctttaGGAAGGTTTAAGGATGAGATAGTACATGTACACACCAAG ATCGTGGACATAAAAAATGGGGATGAAAAACTGTCAGGATCTG ATGTGGCAGATCTTGGGAACTAA